A section of the Neorhodopirellula lusitana genome encodes:
- the ric gene encoding iron-sulfur cluster repair di-iron protein, whose product MLTLDPTATVGSFVRERPSRSRVFENLKIDYCCGGKIPLAQACEKKGIDTNDVLQQIEASDAAADHSGLADADAMSLTDLADHIESTHHAYLREELPRLDFMTEKVSRVHGDKDARLLKMREAFVALKAELDPHMVKEEEILFPLIRQMEAVQPNKTIYAEEVASSIRDMEHEHDHAGNALEILRRVTDGYVPPEWACNTYRAMLDSLEKLESDMHQHVHKENNVLFIKALEQEQART is encoded by the coding sequence ATGCTCACGCTTGATCCCACCGCCACCGTCGGCAGCTTTGTACGCGAGCGTCCGAGTCGCTCACGTGTGTTTGAAAACCTCAAGATCGACTATTGCTGTGGCGGTAAGATCCCGCTCGCCCAAGCCTGCGAAAAGAAAGGCATCGACACGAACGACGTGCTACAGCAGATCGAGGCCAGCGATGCCGCAGCGGACCACAGCGGGTTAGCCGACGCCGACGCGATGTCGCTTACCGACTTGGCCGATCACATTGAATCAACGCACCACGCTTACCTTCGTGAAGAACTGCCCCGGCTCGACTTCATGACCGAGAAGGTGTCGCGCGTGCATGGTGACAAAGACGCTCGTCTGCTGAAAATGCGAGAAGCCTTCGTGGCCCTCAAAGCGGAACTGGATCCGCACATGGTCAAGGAAGAGGAGATCTTGTTCCCCCTGATTCGTCAGATGGAAGCGGTTCAGCCTAACAAGACAATTTACGCCGAAGAGGTTGCCAGCTCGATTCGCGATATGGAGCACGAACACGACCATGCTGGCAACGCTCTGGAAATTCTTCGCAGGGTCACCGACGGTTACGTGCCACCGGAGTGGGCCTGTAACACCTACCGCGCGATGCTGGATTCGTTGGAAAAGCTTGAGTCCGACATGCATCAACATGTTCACAAAGAAAACAACGTGCTGTTTATCAAAGCTCTTGAGCAGGAGCAGGCGCGCACTTAA